In the Cololabis saira isolate AMF1-May2022 chromosome 7, fColSai1.1, whole genome shotgun sequence genome, one interval contains:
- the LOC133446931 gene encoding A disintegrin and metalloproteinase with thrombospondin motifs 2-like isoform X3 — translation MDLESLYRGVEQSINHTRAGRVRRQSLDRAYNIEVLLGVDDSVVQFHGKEHVQKYLLTLMNIVNEIYHDKSLGAKINVVLVRIIMLGYGKSMSLIELGNPSQSLENVCRWAFLQQKEDTTDAEYHDHAIFLTRQEFGPTGMQGYAPVTGMCHPVRSCTLNHEDGFSSAFVVAHETGHVLGMEHDGQGNRCGDEVHMGSIMAPLVQAAFHRFHWSRCSMQELGRYLHSYDCLRDDPFDHNWPSLPQLPGLHYSMNEQCRFDFGVGYTMCTALQKAGQSGSQYRTFDPCKQLWCSHPDNPFFCKTKKGPPIDGTMCGNGKHCFKGHCIWLTPDIMKQDGNWGSWSEFGQCSRTCGGGVQFRTRDCDNPRPANGGRTCVGATYQFQMCNTNECEDIYSDPREEQCQACDHSNKHNWLPYEHPDPNKRCHLYCKSKETQDTVLMHKMVLDGTRCSYKDPHNVCVRGECEKVGCDGVFGSSKQEDKCGVCGGDSSSCKTFKDTITRTAKKQGFLKVLEIPRGARHLLIQELKATSHVLAVKNVASGLVFLNGENDYPESRSVIEKGVEWEYENDKERETLQSTGPLRHGILIMVKLNGDEDVNLSYKYMMNMDNDSFILSNVLVEDSAYVWAPKRWSYCSRPCGGGKQYLRYGCRRKVDSKMVHKSFCNKSNMKPRGDTRDCNQKPCPPPIWVSGEWQNCSKPCGKTGLQIRSVSCVQPSEDNTTRPIHNKHCSDDRPESRRPCNRLPCPSQWTVGPWSQCSVTCGNGSQQRQTVCHKRDNTTGLCLETKPDTMRVCRMEPCPKGSSDLNKNGNILIQWLSRPNANYPRISSRLRCHRDRSVFCRMEVLKRYCSLPDYWRICCKTCSDVNGTDPVPRATTRSTFITSTWSRDTTLPFTNMLSSSFSTSQPSQPVITTISSSTMYSWSTSHPSNDATLHSPPTPLSTAEMMPTHPPAAATTPLLSTAFPVGINTAFPTFPIDAAHLTATPSLVMTNPTDILLRSKSDKKIQPKPKKKVIPKVIPSKINQKNKTTHKSGPKEPVPSKINPKKKNTPPKSGTPKKTTPANASPKKTIPSNTAGKKATSAKSSSNKTSLNTPVKKTAPVKPTSEKKNKPSPSKQVPTKTNPKKSVVPKKEATKQIQTKKTLQKPPKPAPKGGLNSKAKVNQNKVKEKKTNPKQTTASYITPPSPSESKESFQREFSSTIPSSAIVHGTIASLPFPESRINVTYINNDITDASLLPHSDSVAAEATTPDTFVDFTTPAESINIEVLTYPAETMPYSDGTMTSSGDAMETSGTFPSGDDSKESSIILDDVGGTIVLEDNLSMVIPTAHGEGMIELASSPWESVYEYIPVSDPTPRTTSDPGTNSPLNTIASTKEVPPTVATTVASTTKPQQIAAENSENSLDMFYNRVINVDSDISQNNLIPKRRVNLRERTRNKRIQELLEEKRNFLLRMKRGHAAQ, via the exons GTGAATGAGATCTACCATGACAAGTCTTTGGGAGCAAAAATCAATGTGGTACTAGTACGGATAATCATGCTGGGTTATGGCAAG TCCATGAGTCTGATTGAACTGGGGAATCCATCTCAGAGTCTGGAGAATGTGTGTCGCTGGGCCTTTCTGCAGCAGAAAGAAGACACAACGGATGCTGAATATCACGATCATGCCATTTTCCTCACAAGACAGGAATTCGGCCCCACGGGCATGCAGG GTTATGCTCCAGTGACAGGGATGTGCCATCCAGTGAGGAGCTGCACTTTGAACCACGAGGACGGTTTCTCCTCGGCCTTTGTGGTGGCACATGAGACCGGACATGT GCTGGGGATGGAGCATGACGGTCAGGGAAACCGCTGCGGCGATGAGGTGCACATGGGCAGCATCATGGCCCCACTGGTCCAAGCTGCCTTCCACCGGTTTCACTGGTCCAGATGCAGCATGCAGGAGCTGGGACGCTACCTTCA TTCCTACGACTGCCTTCGGGATGACCCGTTTGACCACAACTGGCCATCGTTGCCTCAACTCCCTGGTTTGCACTACTCAATGAACGAACAGTGTCGCTTTGACTTCGGCGTAGGCTACACGATGTGCACCGCG CTACAAAAGGCGGGCCAGTCGGGATCCCAG TATCGCACGTTCGATCCATGCAAGCAGTTGTGGTGTAGCCACCCAGACAATCCATTTTTCTGCAAGACCAAGAAAGGACCACCCATAGACGGAACCATGTGTGGGAACGGGAAG CACTGCTTTAAAGGTCACTGCATCTGGCTGACTCCTGACATCATGAAACAAGATGGAAATTGGGGTTCATGGAGCGAGTTTGGCCAGTGCTCCCGCACATGTGGCGGGGGAGTGCAGTTTCGCACACGTGACTGCGACAATCCAAG ACCAGCCAACGGAGGCCGAACCTGCGTGGGGGCAACATACCAATTCCAGATGTGCAACACCAATGAGTGTGAGGATATATACAGTGACCCGAGAGAGGAGCAGTGCCAAGCCTGCGACCACAGCAACAAGCACAACTGGCTGCCTTATGAACACCCAGACC CTAACAAACGCtgccacctgtactgcaaatcCAAGGAGACACAAGACACAGTCCTGATGCACAAAATGGTCCTGGATGGGACGCGCTGCTCGTACAAGGACCCGCACAACGTGTGTGTGCGGGGGGAGTGTGAG AAGGTGGGCTGCGACGGCGTGTTCGGCTCCTCAAAGCAGGAAGACAAGTGTGGAGTGTGTGGAGGCGACAGCTCCAGCTGCAAAACCTTTAAAGACACAATCACACGGACCGCAAAGAAACAAG GTTTCCTCAAAGTTCTGGAGATCCCCAGAGGAGCGAGACACTTACTGATTCAAGAACTGAAAGCCACCTCGCACGTTCTCG CTGTCAAGAACGTGGCATCAGGGCTGGTCTTCTTAAATGGGGAAAACGACTACCCAGAATCCCGCTCCGTCATAGAGAAAGGCGTGGAGTGGGAATATGAAAATGACAAAGAGAGGGAAACCCTTCAGAGTACCGGGCCACTCAGACATGGGATTTTAATAATG GTGAAATTAAATGGCGATGAGGATGTGAATTTGTCCTACAAGTACATGATGAATATGGACAATGATTCTTTCATTCTAAGCAACGTCCTGGTAGAGGACAGCGCTTATGTGTGGGCACCAAAACGATGGTCCTACTGCTCCAGGCCTTGTGGTGGAG GGAAGCAGTACCTACGATACGGCTGCAGAAGAAAAGTTGACAGCAAGATGGTTCACAAAAGCTTTTGTAACAAGTCCAATATGAAACCGAGGGGAGACACCAGAGACTGCAACCAGAAGCCCTGCCCCCCACCCAT CTGGGTGTCTGGAGAGTGGCAGAACTGCAGTAAACCCTGTGGTAAGACAGGGCTGCAGATCCGCTCCGTCAGCTGTGTCCAACCCTCGGAAGACAACACCACACGACCCATCCACAATAAACATTGCAGTGACGACCGACCCGAGTCCCGCAGACCCTGCAACCGACTTCCCTGCCCCTCTCAGTGGACAGTTGGCCCGTGGTCACAG TGCTCAGTGACATGTGGTAACGGCAGCCAGCAGAGGCAGACTGTCTGCCACAAAAGGGACAACACCACTGGCCTGTGTCTGGAGACCAAGCCGGACACCATGAGAGTTTGTCGCATGGAACCATGTCCCA AGGGCTCATCAGACCTCAACAAGAACGGCAACATTCTGATCCAGTGGCTGTCTCGCCCAAACGCCAACTACCCAAGGATCTCCTCAC GCCTGCGTTGTCATAGAGACCGCTCCGTGTTCTGTCGTATGGAGGTGCTGAAGCGCTACTGCTCCCTACCGGACTATTGGCGTATATGCTGCAAAACCTGCAGCGACGTCAATGGCACGGACCCTGTTCCCAGAGCTACCACCAGATCCACCTTCATCACCTCCACCTGGTCCAGAGACACAACTCTTCCGTTCACCAACATGCTGAGCTCCAGCTTTAGCACCTCTCAACCCAGTCAACCTGTCATCACAACCATTTCATCTTCTACGATGTATTCCTGGTCTACCTCTCATCCATCTAACGATGCAACTCTTCACTCCCCCCCAACTCCACTGAGTACTGCGGAAATGATGCCCACTCATCCACCAGCTGCAGCCACCACTCCTCTCCTCTCTACCGCGTTTCCTGTAGGTATCAACACAGCGTTCCCAACCTTTCCCATAGACGCTGCACACCTTACAGCAACACCCAGTTTGGTGATGACAAACCCAACAGACATCCTGCTAAGATCCAAGTCTGACAAGAAAATCCAGCCAAAACCCAAGAAAAAGGTCATTCCAAAGGTCATCCCATCAAAGATCAAtcagaaaaacaagacaacacACAAAAGTGGCCCAAAAGAACCTGTTCCATCAAAGATCAACCCCAAGAAGAAAAATACTCCTCCAAAGAGTGGCACTCCCAAAAAGACCACTCCAGCAAACGCAAGTCCCAAAAAGACTATTCCATCAAACACGGCTGGGAAAAAGGCTACCTCAGCAAAATCCTCTTCAAACAAGACGTCGTTGAATACTCCTGTGAAAAAGACTGCTCCGGTAAAGCCCACTTCGGAGAAAAAGAACAAACCCTCTCCGTCAAAGCAGGTTCCAACAAAGACCAATCCCAAAAAGAGTGTTGTcccaaaaaaagaagccacaaaaCAAATTCAGACTAAGAAAACCCTCCAAAAACCTCCAAAACCAGCCCCCAAAGGCGGGTTAAACTCAAAGGCCAAGGTTAATCAGAATAAAGTCAAGGAGAAAAAGACTAATCCCAAACAGACTACAGCCTCTTACATAACCCCTCCCTCACCGTCTGAAAGCAAAGAATCATTTCAAAGGGAATTTTCTTCTACTATTCCCTCTAGTGCCATTGTACATGGTACAATAGCGAGTTTGCCCTTCCCTGAGTCGAGAATCAATGTCACATACATAAACAATGATATTACGGATGCATCTCTGCTCCCGCACAGTGACAGTGTAGCTGCTGAGGCCACGACGCCCGACACCTTTGTTGATTTCACAACACCTGCTGAAAGCATCAATATTGAAGTTCTCACATATCCAGCTGAAACAATGCCGTATAGTGATGGAACGATGACAAGTAGCGGCGATGCTATGGAGACCAGCGGGACCTTTCCAAGTGGCGATGACAGCAAGGAGTCGTCTATCATCTTAGATGACGTGGGTGGTACCATCGTGCTGGAAGATAACCTCTCCATGGTGATTCCAACTGCACATGGAGAGGGCATGATCGAGCTCGCTTCTTCACCCTGGGAGAGCGTGTATGAGTACATCCCTGTTAGCGACCCCACTCCCAGAACAACATCGGACCCCGGTACCAATTCACCTCTCAACACCATCGCTTCCACGAAAGAAGTACCACCAACCGTGGCTACCACCGTCGCCTCTACTACAAAGCCTCAGCAAATAGCTGCAGAGAACAGTGAGAACTCCCTTGATATGTTTTACAACAGGGTCATCAACGTGGACAGTGATATCTCTCAGAACAACCTGATCCCGAAGCGGCGGGTTAATCTCAGAGAAAGAACCAGGAACAAACGTATACAGGAGCTTCTAGAGGAGAAGCGAAACTTTCTCCTCAGGATGAAGAGAGGCCACGCTGCACAATAG